A stretch of DNA from Lotus japonicus ecotype B-129 chromosome 4, LjGifu_v1.2:
ttagtttattttaggtagtttcttattttcattcattctccTTAATTCTCTCTTTAGTCAAGGATTTCCTTCTTTGACTTTGATCAATCACATTATGTAATTCCCTCTATAAGAAGAGGAATCCCTGTACAGTTTTTTATATCAATAATATTACCAAATATTTCaacttggtatcagagcctatcctagatccatttgttgtgtggagacctcccatatttgggccacccgttgttgttcccacgttccagtctgttcaatcctggacgtgagggggtgtgttagaagtcccacattggctagagataaggccagtgtttataagggttgtgcaaacctcaactctggagctagcttttgtggttgagtataggcctcccaatttgtaatatggtatcagagcctctatgaccgagaggtctagagttcgatccttgctcccctcactttctaattaaaaagtggaatttaattaagcacatggtaggtgggcctgtgcatttatccacgcttcaagcccaaatggctcttgcgtgagggggcgtgttagaatataatataaaaccattaaagtaacccttacccaacagcttaagcttttgggataaagtggttatttgacacaAACCAAGGCAATAGTTGTTGATTATGAGTTATAAAATTGCAAACAAATTATCTCTTAATCCCATAATCATGATTAATAACTGCATACAAATTATCAACATCATTGTTAAATGCAGACCActttataacatttttttttcatttattatgtTCACTGTTCACCATATACACAAGTAACTAACTAATTTGTAACTAATATCATCAAGAATCAGATGAAGTGCAATCAACTGTACATTTATATGATTTACCAGAAACTGTCATCAAGAGATGATGTATCAGAATCTTCATCCAGCTCCAGCTCCACCTCAGGCTCCCCAGAGTCAAATTCAGCTGCTTCAATATCGGCCAGATTCTTCAAATCAACCACGGTTAGCTCATCTAAACGCCTCACGATTAAATCTGCAGCCCTCAGCTCATACACAGGATGCTTGCTAGCAACAGCTACACACTTCATCCGAGCATCATGTGCGGCCTCCACTGTCTGATTCGAGTTTCCAAACACAATGCACCTCTCAGGTATGAAGCTCAAAAGCTGTGCAGCATACATAAACATCTCCGGATCAGGCTTTCCCCTGTGAACATCCTCTGCAGCTACAACAACACTGAAATTGTCTCCGATACCAATCTCCCCTATAGCAGCCTCAAGAGCTTTTCGCGGACGCGTCGAAACCAATGCCATCGGTATCTTATAATGCATCAAAACACTCACAAACTCTTTGGAGCCAGGCATGAGACTGTATATCCCACCCTGCAAGGCTTGGTAGATTTCTTCCTTTCTATCAGCCAATCTTCTAAGCTGTCCACGGTCCCTGGACCAGCACAAAACCTCAGAAATGGCTTGCTCATTCTTCATGCCCTCTACTCTCTTGAGGATGAAAGCAGGAGGAGAGGCTTTACCCTCTTCTTGAGCAAGAGCTAGCCAAGCTTGCTTCTCCAGATCAGGGTTGGCTTCAATGAGAACCCCCTCCCACTCAAATATGGCCCCCAACCACCCACATCCCATCCTCTCTTGCCGCAGCAACGGATTCCCGAGCGAAGGGTTATCTGCTCTATTAGCTGGAGGCCACAAACTAGGCCTTGGATCAAAACCACTATCaatcttgttgttgttgctgctattgttattatctttctcgggcAATCTTTCTTCCTGGTAAGAGTGTGcttctcttgtgagctccacaGCCAGTGCCTTAATCGACGATGACGACGACGACAACAAGCTACCGTGTTTGGATTTCGGCAAAGGCTGAGCAACAACAATCCTACCACCAAGAAACTCAACTGCTGGGAATCTGCAGCAACTGTTGAAAGATTTCCTCTTACCAGAAACATCCCTGATCAAATTTCCTTCACAGATAGGTCGGTGGCCAAGTAGTGAAGTAGCAGCCATTGATTCAACCATTTCAACAAACAGTTTGTATGCACTTTGAtggcaccacaaaacccaatttccaagaaagattcaacaattcCTAGACCCAAACTACAACAATTTAGATGAAAACACCATGTTGGGATGCAGAGATTAACAGCAAAATCCCCTTCAGGAAGAAGAATCAAGCATACCCATTAATCAAAATAGCaattaaaacaaacaaatacccaaaagaaaatgaaatcaaaGGAAAGTGATGAAGAGAAACTAACCTGAAATAGAAGAGAAACTTCACGGCGATGAATGAAACTAGAAAGCTTTTTGTATACGTTTCGTTTTCTTTTGTTTATatatttgattgattgattgtgagaattgatttttttagagagagaagtgattTTTAAAGGGAAAGTGTGGTTTATAAATGTCGACAACAAAAATGAAGTGAACACAATCCAAACATTCGCGGTCCACGTTTCGCTAGGGTCACCGCCAGTAACTTTATCATTTCTTCTtgggtttattttattttattttattgagaaAAAATAAACCCTCTAAAATGTGTTTATTTGACTATTTGTTTTACACGCTGAAACAGTATTTCCCTTTACGTCACTCAATCACGATTTCagaattattaaatttaaattttaaattaaatttccaCTTGTGAGAAATTTCTCCCTCTAATTACTCCTCTCAAgcataagttaaaaaaaaacatatgttTAATCAAAAATATTATAGGTATCTTACAAGAAGAAATAGAACAAGAGAGCATGTAATACTAatacaaaattaataaaataagcaGTGGTTATACATATACATCAATCAACCGATAAGATACGTGTAGAACAATTGGTAAATAATTTGACTCATTTAGCATTTGATTTAGAGTTTGATTCCTGGATAGTGTGTGCGGAAAAATATTTGTTGGGaaatgttagaatataatataaaaccattaatgtggcccttacccaacagcttaagctttttgGATAAAGTAAtttttgacatggtatcagaacctctatggccgagaggtctagagttcgatccttactcccctcactttctaattaaaaagtggaatttaattaagcacatggtaggtgggcatGTACaattatccacgcttcaagcccaaagggctcttgcgtgagggggcgtgttagaatataatataaaaccattaatgtggggcccttacccaacagcttaagcttttgctGCGGGTTGTTCATTGGACAACTCCAACCGTTCCGACTGGTATATGGATACAGGTGCCACCTCTCATATGACTCCTTCTCTATCTCAGATGACGGACTCTCAGGATTACTCCGGTAATGATCGTGTTCTTGTTGGTAATGGGGCTGGTTTACATATTTCTCATATTGGTTCTCGTTCTGTTTCACATTCTGTTCTTTTATCTAATGTTTTGGTTGTGCCTCGCTTAACTAAAAATCTTGTCTCTGTTAGCAAATTGACTCGTGAACATAATGCTAAAGCTATTTTTCTGGATGATTCTTTTGTTATTCAGAACCGACAGACAGGCGCCGTTCTGGAAAGGGGGCCAATGTGATAAAGGACTTTATGTGCTTGACCAAGGATCGCAAGCGCTGCTTACTACCAGTTCTCCATTACCTCGTGCCTCATTTGAATTGTGGCACTCACGATTAGGACAtgtcaattttgaaattattcaaCAATTGCATAAACTTGTCATATGCTGTTAACACGGTTAGTCAGTTTCTTCAGGCTCCGACTGTAGAACACTTTCAGGCTGTCAAACGCATTCTTCGTTATGTCTGTGGCACGCAGCACTATGGTCTTACGTTTCGTCGAACCTCTTCCCCCGCTGTTCTTGGTtatagtgatgctgattgggctcgCTGCACTGACACTCGTCGCTCTACTTATGGCTACGCCATCTTTCTTGGTGATAATCTCTTGTCTTGGAGTGCCAAGAAACAACCTACTGTTGCTCGCTctagttgtgaatctgagtaCCGAGCCATGGCTAATACTGCTTCTGAGCTCGTTTGGTTgcttaatcttcttcatgagcTTCGTGTTCGGTTATCAGcgactcctcttcttcttagtGACAACCAGAGTGCTTTGTTTATGGCTCAGAATCCTGTTGCTCATAAACATGCCAAACACATTGACTTGGATTGTCACTTCGTCCGTGAGCTGGTTTCCTCTGGTCGATTAGCTGTTCGCCATGTGCCCACGTCTCTCCAgcttgctgatattttcactaaggcgTTACCTCGTCCGTTGTTTGAACTTTTTAGATCCAAGCTTCGCGTTGGTCTTAATCCATCACTAAGCTTGACGGGGGTGTTAGAGATAAATATGCGTAATATCCTACAGGATATTCCTTTtactattatttatatattttgtaatatgtcTCATAATATTCCTTAGGATATTCTGTAATTtctttattataaataatattgtctacctcacacaatttgtggtgagagtatccaatcttacatgaAAGATGTTATAGAGTTTTTAAGTAATTAAAaagctattttttaaaatattttatagacTATGACAGTAAAAACCAATACAATCCGCATATATATAGCGATGAGTAATAAAGATtacattaataaattaaatagcaTGAGTGGTTCCAATGAGATAGAAGTGAAAATGCCGGTGAAGATCCTTCATTTTGTCCAGGTTATAGAAGACTGATTGATATTCTTTTCCCACTGAAATAAGGTGACCCTTGTGGCCAAGTCGACAAATATTCAATCACATGTTTCTAACTTTTCTTGGTTTAGCCACGTCAATTGCAATTTATGACCTTTCCACCTAACTCAAATCcttcattttcactcttttGCTTTCTTCGTTTATGAACACTTCAAGTGTCAATTTGCATGTAGCTTTTGGATAATGGAATCTACCCATCACATGAAACTTGTAAAATATCTTTGATTTACGTCGACCACTAGCTAATTCCAACACTAATTCCCGTTGCAAAAAACGGATGAATCTAGTTTGCAGAATTTTTAAGCATTCTTGTTACCCGTTGCATCAATAGTACATGTCAATTTGGTTTATGTTTCCCCCTGTTAATACCAAAATTTCAATACCCGGAGCCAAGAACAACACTTTGTTATTTGAATATATTTCTATTTGCATGGCTTATATTTCGACCTACTTGGCCACTGTGTCCTTCAGGTACATGCTTTAATATAAGGTTGAAATAAATGTGTTATTATAAGGCCAAGTTGAGTATTGAATTGGATGAACGATTAAATCAACCTGGTATAAATATGCATGTAATATGTATATGGAAGATATACCAAAGTGTTGCTTTGGTCGAAAACTATTGGGTCGGGTTTTGTTATATCTAATTGGAAGACCAAGTCAATTTGATAGTTGATCAAATTGGTAGCACAGAGTGGGCGGTTACTAAATGATAATGCTTGGAGTGGAATCTGATGATTTTCAAATTGTCAAACGGTTATCAAGGTGAAGTGGCAGCAGCATAGCATCATGGAGCAGTTACTACATATTAGGGAGAGTTGTTGCTGGAAGTTATTATTTTGTAATCATGCCAAATAAATGGTTGTAGATTATGTAGTTATTTTCCAGTTCATTTGTAACCGTAGGATTAAAATGGTAGTTCCATTTTAAGCTCTATAAATACTAGTTTGTAACTAGGATAAGGGGTTGGATTCCTAAATGAATGCAAAACTCTAAAAAAGCCTTCAAGCCCACGGTTATGGCAAACGGCTTCAACGAGTGTGCAGTAGACGGATTCcttctttgaccaaaaaaaaaaagacggATTCCTTCCACCATTTACCATTCCAGTAATGAATTTGCTTTGTTcttatttgttttctctttgattACCTTTTGATTCCTTGCAatcttttttatcttcttttaaaTTTCTACTTGTTTCTACATCTATTGCAATACTCACCGGCGTGTTGTTTCTTTCAAGTTGTCACCGGACAACTTCTTCACTTTTTTCACTCTTGAAAACGCACATAAATGCCTGTAAGCCGTCGGACTTGGAGAGCCCATGAAATATGATCTGATCcttgaaataattaatttacatgTGATTTTACgaaaaatcagtgtaaacacCCCCTCTCCTTTTATTTTTTACCAATTCTTTGTTGTATTTTGAAATTCTTGAATCACCGTATGGACAAAAGCTTATCTCTTTGGACTTTTGTCCTAATCATATTTTGGAGATTCTTCCACAGATCAATTGCTCAAACAAACATAGAAAAGAGTCATTGAAATTGATCAAATTAAATGGAGCACGGAAGGTATATGAGAATATAGTAACGAAAATAGGCATAACACGATGGTTGTGATTAACAATTCATTTATGGAATCTCACACCAATATTAGTAACACTTGCTTTCACACAAATGCATTATTCTTATTACTACTTTAGAAACCTCACTAACGTGTAAGGTTCACTCTAATTTCACTAATAAAGTCATTATAGTAGTTGGCAAGAAGTTTAATTGGAAGCAATTGAGTATGGTCGTACCTTTATCACAAAAAATAATctacaaattaattaatttgggggGTTGTGGTTTGATCGGTAAGGGCCTCCTTTTGTGAAACATGTCTCTCTAATAAAtattgctctctctctctctcatcattGGACATCGATGATGCGTCTTTGTGTGAAGTAATGTCTTGTTATCTACCCAGTTTTTCCTGGTGGAAATAAAGTGGAGTGGAATTTATATAATGATGGTCGAGTCCAACTCACCGACGTGATTAAATTAAACAGAGATATGCTTCTCAATGCTATTCAAAATACGTGATGTACAAACTTGGTGAAGAAGAAT
This window harbors:
- the LOC130711049 gene encoding 5-amino-6-(5-phospho-D-ribitylamino)uracil phosphatase, chloroplastic; this encodes MVESMAATSLLGHRPICEGNLIRDVSGKRKSFNSCCRFPAVEFLGGRIVVAQPLPKSKHGSLLSSSSSSIKALAVELTREAHSYQEERLPEKDNNNSSNNNKIDSGFDPRPSLWPPANRADNPSLGNPLLRQERMGCGWLGAIFEWEGVLIEANPDLEKQAWLALAQEEGKASPPAFILKRVEGMKNEQAISEVLCWSRDRGQLRRLADRKEEIYQALQGGIYSLMPGSKEFVSVLMHYKIPMALVSTRPRKALEAAIGEIGIGDNFSVVVAAEDVHRGKPDPEMFMYAAQLLSFIPERCIVFGNSNQTVEAAHDARMKCVAVASKHPVYELRAADLIVRRLDELTVVDLKNLADIEAAEFDSGEPEVELELDEDSDTSSLDDSFW